From Mycobacterium lacus, one genomic window encodes:
- a CDS encoding GAF domain-containing sensor histidine kinase has product MHAQLDELLAARDQMERLLRVIVEIGSDLDLDATLNRIVRAARELTVAPYGALAVRDPDGTLVSFVHAGIDDDTVRRIGHTPAGKGVLGVSLADVPALRLDDLTMHPAAVGFPEHHPPMRAFLGVPITIRGTIFGSLYLAHDEPGRVFSVSDEFAARALAFGAAVAVDNAQLFERERMSVKWMKASREITTALLSSSEPHKRPLQLIAERACALTDAEQAIVLVPTDADLPVDEVDTLVVSAAVGLHAAEVVGRRVPVDESTTGAVFRSGEPLITDALSHPIQAFTDVGQRPGIVMPLRAHDEVAGVIAIARGPDQPPFDSSYLDLVHDFATHAAIALVLASGREHARQLTIVAERERIAHDLHDHVIQRLFAAGMDLQGTLARARSPEVVDRLNRTLDDLQTIIEEIRTAVFQLKSPLGHDGGFRQRIQRVVADLTENRDIVTTLQMHGPMTAVGDELAEQAEAVTTEAISNALRHSGASRLTVEVSVADMFTLDIIDDGCGVPVGNSRRSGLANMAYRAEQLGGSCEIKSPPEGGTQIHWTAPLADR; this is encoded by the coding sequence ATGCACGCGCAGCTCGATGAGTTGCTGGCGGCGCGCGATCAAATGGAGCGGTTGCTGCGTGTGATCGTCGAGATCGGTTCCGATCTTGACCTCGACGCAACCCTGAATCGGATTGTCCGCGCGGCCAGAGAGCTGACGGTGGCCCCTTACGGCGCCCTGGCCGTCCGCGATCCCGATGGCACGTTGGTGTCGTTTGTCCACGCGGGAATCGACGACGACACGGTTCGACGGATCGGGCACACGCCGGCCGGCAAGGGAGTGCTGGGTGTTTCGCTGGCCGATGTCCCGGCCCTGCGGCTGGATGACCTGACCATGCACCCGGCCGCCGTCGGGTTCCCGGAGCACCACCCCCCAATGCGCGCCTTTCTCGGGGTGCCGATCACGATCCGGGGAACGATATTTGGCAGCCTCTATCTGGCCCACGACGAGCCGGGGCGCGTCTTCTCGGTGTCCGATGAATTCGCCGCTCGTGCGTTGGCGTTTGGGGCCGCGGTCGCCGTCGACAACGCGCAACTATTCGAGCGCGAGCGGATGTCGGTGAAGTGGATGAAGGCCAGCCGCGAGATCACTACCGCGCTGTTGTCCAGCAGCGAGCCGCACAAGCGCCCCCTGCAGTTGATCGCTGAACGCGCATGCGCGCTGACCGATGCCGAGCAGGCGATTGTGCTGGTTCCGACGGACGCCGACCTGCCCGTTGACGAAGTCGACACGTTGGTCGTGTCCGCTGCGGTGGGGTTGCATGCCGCCGAGGTGGTCGGCCGACGGGTTCCGGTGGACGAGTCCACCACCGGTGCCGTGTTCCGTTCCGGCGAGCCGCTGATCACCGACGCGTTGAGTCACCCGATTCAGGCATTCACCGACGTCGGACAGCGCCCGGGGATCGTGATGCCGCTGCGCGCCCACGATGAAGTCGCCGGGGTGATCGCCATCGCGCGCGGTCCTGACCAGCCACCGTTCGACAGCAGTTACCTCGACCTGGTGCACGATTTCGCGACTCATGCTGCGATAGCGCTCGTCCTCGCCTCGGGCCGCGAGCACGCGCGACAGCTGACCATCGTGGCGGAGCGCGAGCGCATCGCGCATGATCTGCACGACCATGTCATCCAGCGGCTCTTCGCCGCGGGCATGGATCTGCAGGGGACGCTTGCCAGGGCGCGCTCACCGGAGGTCGTCGACCGGCTCAACCGCACCCTCGATGATCTGCAAACCATCATCGAGGAGATCCGCACCGCCGTCTTCCAGCTCAAATCGCCGTTGGGGCACGACGGCGGATTTCGGCAGCGCATCCAGCGAGTGGTTGCCGACTTGACCGAGAATCGAGACATCGTGACGACCCTCCAAATGCACGGACCCATGACGGCCGTTGGCGACGAACTTGCTGAGCAGGCCGAAGCGGTCACCACCGAGGCCATCAGCAACGCCCTCCGCCACTCCGGCGCATCACGGCTGACCGTCGAGGTCAGTGTCGCCGACATGTTCACCCTGGACATCATCGACGACGGCTGCGGCGTGCCCGTGGGTAATTCTCGCCGCAGCGGTCTAGCCAACATGGCGTACCGCGCCGAACAGCTTGGCGGCAGCTGCGAAATCAAAAGTCCACCCGAGGGCGGCACTCAGATCCACTGGACCGCTCCACTGGCCGACCGCTAG
- a CDS encoding universal stress protein — translation MSDHTAEYGLLVGVDGSTSSDAAVAWATREAVMRHVPLTLFHAVTPVVVGWPVGQLYATMPEWQKEGAQQVIDHARKTFEASVGASEPPEMHTQMVYSSVVPALIDASRDAWMIVAGSEGMGALGRLLLGSVATGLLHHAHCPVGVIHSDEGGAPDSHAPVLLGIDGSPASEAATALAFDEASRRGVELVALHAWSDVGVFPVLGMDWRDRESQGQEVLAERLAGWQEQYPDVHVKRMLVCDKPARWLLDESKRAQLVVVGNRGRGGFPGMLLGSVSSAVAQSATVPVIVVRPK, via the coding sequence ATGTCTGATCACACAGCCGAATACGGACTCTTGGTTGGCGTCGACGGGTCGACGTCATCCGATGCGGCGGTGGCCTGGGCAACCCGCGAGGCCGTGATGCGACATGTGCCGCTCACCCTGTTCCACGCTGTCACCCCCGTGGTTGTCGGGTGGCCGGTGGGCCAACTGTATGCAACCATGCCCGAGTGGCAGAAAGAGGGCGCACAGCAGGTCATCGATCACGCCCGCAAGACATTTGAAGCCAGCGTAGGTGCGTCCGAGCCACCCGAGATGCACACTCAGATGGTCTATTCCAGCGTGGTGCCGGCACTGATCGACGCATCCAGGGACGCGTGGATGATCGTCGCGGGTAGCGAGGGGATGGGCGCATTGGGCCGCCTGCTGCTGGGCTCGGTGGCTACGGGCCTGCTGCACCACGCGCATTGCCCCGTTGGGGTGATTCATTCGGATGAAGGCGGAGCCCCCGATTCCCATGCGCCGGTGCTACTGGGCATCGACGGATCACCGGCGTCGGAAGCCGCGACCGCCTTGGCCTTTGACGAAGCGTCCCGCAGGGGGGTCGAGCTGGTGGCCTTGCACGCATGGAGCGACGTCGGAGTGTTTCCGGTGCTCGGGATGGACTGGCGCGACCGCGAGAGCCAAGGGCAGGAAGTCCTTGCCGAGCGCCTCGCCGGTTGGCAGGAGCAGTATCCCGATGTGCACGTGAAGCGAATGCTCGTTTGCGACAAGCCCGCCCGGTGGCTACTCGACGAATCCAAACGCGCTCAGCTGGTGGTGGTCGGTAACCGCGGCCGCGGCGGTTTCCCCGGCATGCTGCTGGGATCGGTCAGCTCCGCGGTGGCGCAGTCGGCCACGGTCCCGGTGATCGTCGTCCGCCCCAAGTAG
- the otsB gene encoding trehalose-phosphatase, whose product MTEEAATIDRRYHDAVIFDLDAVVIDGASVGVRTFDSTLPLLRRLHDAGIATAVCSSTRCTRDCARVLRAAGIHEVVSVGVGKPAAAVLTETATRLKARPGRCVVIAHDPVVVRAGGDRGFGLVIRVDDTERADDLMSCGADALIADLAEISVRAGDSVMSTIPDALLAYGQLKELVADRRPAVFLDFDGTLSDIVRRPESATLIDGAAEALHALATQCSVAVISGRDLADVRDRVNVDGLWFAGSHGFELVTPAGIHHENASAAPAVSTLARAAARLAEELSDTPGILVEPKRFAVAVHYRDVDAGRVDGVIAAVRHLGRSEGLRVTTGRKVVELRPNVAWDKGKTLEWMLDHIAGSDRTADLETLLPIYIGDDITDEDAFDAVRFDGVGIVVRHEENSERPSAASFRLESPTAVREFVQRLADDLRNAASRRSDLWELVYEGYDPKDERLREALCTVGNGYVATRGCAPEAVASETHYPGTYATVVYNTLTDQIAGRTVENESLVNLPNWLSLTFRIDGGAWFHVDDAELLFYRQTFDLRRATLTRRLRFRDDAGRITTLTQQRFASMHQPHILAMQTTISAENWSGTVEFRSLLDATVRNTMVDRYRSLSSTHLTASVIDEMPPDSVILRTRTSQSRIWIAVAARTTVWRDDAPADAQYAVVREANRGGHDIRVAVSAGQSITCEKVATIFTGRDPAISEPTSAAQHYLDEAGRYADLHRQHARAWARLWERCNVGLADGTGSLRILRLHLVHLLQTISPHTAELDAGVPARGLHGEAYRGHIFWDALFVSPVLNLRMPNVSRSLLLYRHRRLPEARRAARRAGYLGAMYPWQSGSDGREVSQEVHLNPQSGRWVPDASARAHHVGLAIAYNVWQHYQVTGDRQYLADYGAETLVEIARFWVGLANFDDSRGRYMIRGIIGPDEFHSGYPGKEYDGIDNNAYTNVMAVWVIMRAMDALDLLPLRDRLELVAKVGLTTQERDRWDHVSRRMFVPFHDDVISQFEGYAELAELDWERYRRRYGNIQRLDRILEAEDDSVNNYKASKQADALMLFYLLSSEELLGLFGRLGYHFAPEQIPKTVDYYLARTSHGSTLSAVVHTWVLARANRDNAMEYFERVLSSDVADIQGGTTSEGIHLAAMAGSVDLLQRCFTGMETRDDRLVLGPHWPESLGPIEFAFVYRGHRLHLRISGRSAALTAEAGGAGAIDVECRGRVQPLLPGQTVEVG is encoded by the coding sequence GTGACCGAAGAGGCCGCCACCATCGATAGGCGCTACCACGACGCGGTGATCTTCGACCTCGACGCCGTGGTCATTGACGGTGCCTCGGTTGGCGTACGCACCTTCGATTCGACGTTGCCGTTGCTGCGCCGGCTGCACGATGCCGGCATCGCGACGGCCGTCTGCTCTTCCACCCGCTGCACCCGCGACTGCGCGCGGGTCCTGCGCGCCGCGGGCATTCACGAGGTCGTCAGCGTGGGTGTCGGAAAGCCCGCAGCGGCTGTCCTGACCGAGACCGCGACCCGCCTGAAGGCCCGTCCGGGTCGCTGCGTGGTCATCGCCCACGACCCAGTCGTGGTGCGAGCCGGCGGTGACCGCGGGTTCGGCCTCGTCATCCGCGTGGACGACACCGAGCGCGCCGACGACCTCATGTCGTGCGGCGCCGACGCCCTGATCGCCGACCTCGCGGAGATCTCGGTGCGAGCCGGCGACAGTGTCATGTCCACCATCCCCGATGCCCTGCTGGCCTACGGCCAGCTCAAGGAACTCGTGGCGGACCGGCGACCGGCGGTGTTCCTCGACTTCGACGGCACCCTGTCCGACATCGTCAGGCGCCCCGAGTCGGCAACGCTGATCGACGGCGCCGCCGAGGCGTTACACGCACTGGCAACACAATGTTCCGTCGCGGTGATCAGCGGCCGCGACTTGGCCGATGTCCGCGACCGGGTCAACGTCGACGGGCTGTGGTTCGCCGGTAGCCACGGTTTCGAACTGGTCACCCCGGCCGGAATCCATCACGAGAACGCCTCGGCGGCGCCAGCGGTCTCCACGTTGGCGCGTGCGGCCGCCCGATTGGCCGAGGAGCTGAGCGACACGCCGGGAATACTGGTGGAGCCCAAACGCTTCGCCGTGGCCGTGCACTACCGCGATGTCGACGCCGGGCGCGTCGACGGTGTGATCGCGGCGGTGCGTCACCTCGGGCGTTCCGAAGGTCTGCGGGTCACGACGGGCCGCAAGGTCGTTGAACTTCGCCCGAACGTGGCCTGGGACAAGGGCAAAACACTGGAATGGATGCTCGACCACATCGCGGGGAGCGACCGCACGGCCGACCTCGAGACCCTACTGCCGATCTACATCGGCGACGACATCACCGACGAAGATGCCTTCGACGCCGTCCGTTTCGACGGCGTAGGAATCGTGGTGCGTCACGAAGAGAACAGCGAACGGCCCTCCGCCGCCTCATTTAGGCTCGAAAGCCCCACCGCGGTACGCGAATTCGTCCAGCGCCTGGCAGATGACCTGCGAAATGCGGCGTCGCGTCGCAGCGACCTGTGGGAACTCGTCTACGAGGGTTACGACCCGAAGGACGAACGGCTGCGCGAGGCACTGTGCACGGTTGGCAACGGTTACGTCGCCACGCGTGGTTGTGCGCCGGAGGCAGTAGCGTCGGAGACGCACTACCCCGGTACCTATGCCACCGTCGTATACAACACGCTGACCGATCAGATCGCCGGCCGCACCGTCGAGAACGAAAGCCTGGTCAATCTGCCCAACTGGTTGTCGCTGACCTTCCGCATCGACGGCGGGGCCTGGTTTCACGTCGACGACGCCGAGTTGCTGTTCTATCGCCAGACATTTGACCTGCGGCGTGCGACGTTGACCCGCAGGCTGCGATTCCGGGACGACGCGGGCCGGATCACGACACTGACCCAGCAGCGGTTTGCCTCCATGCACCAGCCCCACATACTTGCCATGCAGACCACGATCAGCGCCGAGAATTGGTCGGGGACAGTCGAATTCAGATCACTGCTGGATGCGACCGTGCGCAATACGATGGTCGACCGCTACCGTTCCTTGTCCAGCACCCACCTCACCGCATCGGTGATCGACGAAATGCCGCCCGACTCGGTGATATTGCGAACTCGAACGTCGCAATCACGCATCTGGATCGCGGTGGCCGCGCGCACCACAGTGTGGCGTGACGATGCGCCGGCGGACGCGCAGTACGCGGTGGTGCGGGAAGCCAACCGTGGCGGTCACGACATCCGGGTCGCGGTTTCCGCGGGGCAATCAATCACGTGCGAGAAAGTCGCGACCATCTTCACCGGCCGAGACCCCGCCATTTCCGAGCCGACGAGCGCCGCGCAGCACTACCTCGATGAGGCCGGTCGCTATGCCGACCTCCACCGGCAGCACGCCCGGGCGTGGGCCCGACTGTGGGAGCGATGCAACGTCGGCCTGGCCGACGGCACGGGATCGTTGCGGATCCTCCGGCTGCATTTGGTGCACCTGCTGCAGACCATCTCGCCGCATACTGCCGAACTCGACGCCGGAGTGCCGGCGCGGGGGCTCCACGGTGAGGCGTATCGCGGGCACATTTTTTGGGACGCACTGTTCGTCTCACCGGTTCTGAACCTGCGGATGCCCAACGTGTCCCGGTCACTGCTCCTTTACCGGCATCGGCGGCTTCCCGAGGCACGCCGCGCGGCGCGCAGAGCGGGCTACCTCGGCGCGATGTATCCGTGGCAATCGGGCAGCGACGGGCGGGAGGTGAGCCAGGAAGTCCACCTGAATCCGCAGTCCGGCCGGTGGGTTCCGGATGCCAGCGCGCGCGCACACCACGTCGGCCTCGCTATTGCCTACAACGTATGGCAGCACTATCAGGTGACCGGCGACCGCCAATATCTCGCCGACTACGGAGCCGAGACGCTGGTCGAGATCGCGCGTTTCTGGGTGGGACTGGCCAACTTCGACGACAGTCGCGGCCGCTACATGATCCGGGGAATCATCGGCCCCGATGAGTTCCATTCGGGCTATCCGGGCAAGGAGTACGACGGGATAGACAACAACGCGTACACCAACGTGATGGCGGTCTGGGTGATCATGCGGGCGATGGACGCACTGGACCTGCTGCCACTGCGGGATCGGCTCGAACTCGTCGCGAAGGTTGGTCTGACAACCCAGGAACGCGACCGATGGGATCACGTGAGCCGGCGCATGTTCGTCCCGTTCCACGACGACGTGATCAGTCAGTTCGAAGGCTATGCGGAACTGGCGGAACTGGATTGGGAGCGTTATCGGCGGCGATACGGAAACATCCAGCGGCTCGATCGCATCCTCGAAGCCGAGGACGACAGCGTGAACAACTACAAGGCGTCCAAGCAAGCTGACGCGCTGATGCTGTTCTACCTGCTGTCGTCGGAAGAATTGCTGGGCTTATTCGGCCGGCTCGGCTACCACTTCGCCCCAGAACAGATCCCCAAGACGGTCGATTACTATCTCGCGCGCACCTCACATGGATCTACGTTGAGCGCCGTCGTCCACACGTGGGTTCTTGCCCGTGCCAACCGGGATAACGCCATGGAGTACTTCGAACGGGTACTGAGTTCTGATGTCGCCGATATCCAGGGCGGTACCACGTCGGAGGGAATACACCTGGCGGCGATGGCCGGTAGCGTCGATCTGCTGCAACGGTGTTTCACCGGGATGGAAACGCGTGACGACCGCCTGGTGCTTGGCCCGCACTGGCCGGAGTCCCTGGGCCCAATCGAATTCGCCTTCGTGTATCGCGGCCACCGGCTGCACCTCCGGATCAGCGGTAGGAGCGCCGCCCTGACGGCTGAGGCCGGGGGCGCTGGAGCGATCGACGTCGAATGCCGCGGTAGGGTGCAGCCGCTCCTGCCCGGACAGACCGTCGAAGTCGGCTGA
- a CDS encoding HNH endonuclease signature motif containing protein, translated as MFETSSGRVPSPEVIAHIEEHVERCYPSTTAESAGLVERICAAARAENRAAAAQLVAMGELFASRLSRSSETEDWAIDTMEAVSAEVGAALRISQARAAGRLRYARAMRERLPKTAAVFVAGEIDFRAFSTIVFRTDLIVDPEVLAAVDELVALNVTRWPSLSSARLSGAVDRIVAKVDTDAVRRRKEYQADRQISIGQDQDGLSRIDGSLYSVDAHALDKRLSALAATVCAHDPRTREQRRADALGALAAGADRLGCRCGRTDCAAATRPGAAPVVIHVIAEPATLEGTSSAPASMMNADGLITPELIAELAKTAKLVPLIHPGDAPPEPGYVPSKALADFVRCRDLTCRWPGCDQPAIHCDVDHSIPYAQGGPTHAANLNCKCRTHHLVKTFWGWRERQLPDGTLIFTSPSGHTHVTTPGSALLFPSLCRAVGGMPAPEADPPHDYCAHRTAMMPKRRRTRAQDRAHRIATERRHNHHVRTVAHTTRLAEPPNHPGPAPPHTDDDPPPF; from the coding sequence ATGTTCGAGACATCGTCGGGTCGCGTGCCGTCGCCAGAGGTGATCGCCCACATTGAGGAGCACGTCGAGCGATGCTATCCGTCGACCACCGCCGAGTCGGCGGGGCTAGTGGAGCGGATTTGTGCGGCCGCGCGGGCGGAGAATCGGGCGGCGGCCGCGCAGCTGGTGGCGATGGGGGAGTTGTTCGCCTCTCGGCTCTCGCGCTCTTCGGAGACCGAGGACTGGGCGATCGACACCATGGAGGCGGTGAGCGCGGAGGTGGGTGCGGCGTTGCGGATCAGCCAGGCGCGCGCCGCCGGCCGGCTGCGTTATGCCCGCGCGATGCGTGAGCGGCTACCCAAGACCGCTGCGGTGTTTGTGGCCGGCGAGATCGACTTTCGGGCGTTTTCCACGATTGTGTTCCGCACCGATCTGATCGTCGACCCCGAGGTGCTGGCGGCGGTGGATGAGTTGGTGGCGCTCAATGTGACGCGCTGGCCCTCGCTGAGCAGCGCCCGGCTGTCCGGGGCGGTCGATAGGATCGTGGCGAAGGTGGATACCGATGCGGTGCGCCGCCGTAAGGAGTATCAGGCCGATCGGCAGATCTCGATCGGACAGGACCAAGACGGCCTCTCGCGCATCGACGGCAGCCTGTACAGCGTCGACGCCCACGCGCTGGACAAGCGGTTGAGCGCGTTGGCGGCCACGGTGTGTGCCCACGATCCCCGCACCCGCGAGCAGCGCCGCGCCGACGCGCTGGGGGCGCTGGCCGCCGGGGCGGATCGGCTGGGCTGTCGCTGCGGGCGCACCGACTGCGCGGCCGCCACCCGCCCGGGCGCCGCCCCGGTGGTGATCCATGTGATCGCCGAACCCGCCACCCTCGAGGGCACCAGCTCGGCGCCCGCCTCGATGATGAACGCCGACGGGCTGATCACCCCCGAACTGATCGCCGAACTGGCCAAGACCGCGAAACTGGTACCGCTGATCCACCCCGGCGATGCCCCACCCGAGCCCGGCTATGTGCCGTCGAAGGCGTTGGCCGATTTTGTGCGGTGCCGGGATCTGACCTGCCGCTGGCCCGGCTGTGACCAACCCGCGATCCACTGCGATGTGGATCATTCGATCCCCTACGCCCAGGGTGGACCCACCCATGCGGCCAACCTGAACTGCAAATGTAGAACTCATCACCTTGTCAAAACTTTTTGGGGGTGGCGGGAACGGCAACTGCCCGACGGGACCCTGATTTTCACCTCACCGTCGGGGCACACCCATGTCACCACGCCGGGTAGCGCGCTGCTGTTCCCCAGTTTGTGCCGCGCGGTCGGCGGTATGCCGGCACCGGAAGCCGACCCCCCGCACGACTACTGCGCCCACCGGACGGCGATGATGCCCAAACGCCGGCGCACCCGCGCCCAAGACCGCGCCCACCGCATCGCCACCGAACGCCGCCACAACCACCACGTCCGCACGGTCGCCCACACCACCCGACTAGCCGAACCCCCCAACCACCCCGGCCCCGCCCCACCCCACACCGACGACGACCCACCACCCTTCTAA
- a CDS encoding universal stress protein yields MSHPQPAQWIVVGIDGSDAAINAAKWAVAEAASRDIPMRLIHAIPEPQPGAPEGDAGLDLEFAETALRTAAAEVHAMGQPIKVEAEVVRGPSDRALIDESRNAEMVCVGSVGIGWVARKVLGSTADAVARQAHCPVAIIRTTRDGSPVGSDSGWIAVVVDDSAGNDAVLEHGFREAQLRGTPILALGAWRWGVGEIPYRQLNRRLGPWVSRYPDVHVRPAAARRGVAEFLAGTEEPIQLAVVGSGAAGDVARMIGPATPHVRRHAGCSVLVVRG; encoded by the coding sequence ATGAGCCATCCACAACCAGCACAGTGGATTGTCGTGGGTATCGACGGCTCCGACGCCGCGATCAATGCCGCCAAGTGGGCCGTCGCCGAGGCCGCCAGCCGCGACATCCCGATGCGTCTGATCCACGCCATCCCCGAGCCGCAGCCCGGCGCACCCGAAGGCGATGCCGGCCTGGATCTGGAATTCGCGGAAACGGCGCTGCGCACCGCCGCGGCCGAGGTCCATGCGATGGGGCAGCCCATCAAGGTTGAAGCCGAAGTTGTGCGTGGACCGTCGGACCGCGCGTTGATCGACGAATCACGCAATGCGGAGATGGTTTGCGTAGGGTCTGTGGGGATCGGATGGGTCGCCCGCAAGGTGCTGGGCTCGACCGCCGACGCGGTGGCTCGGCAGGCCCATTGCCCGGTGGCGATCATCCGCACCACTCGTGACGGGTCACCTGTTGGGTCCGATTCCGGCTGGATCGCGGTCGTCGTCGACGATTCGGCCGGCAACGACGCGGTCCTCGAGCATGGCTTCCGGGAAGCCCAACTTCGTGGGACGCCGATTCTGGCGCTGGGAGCCTGGCGATGGGGTGTTGGCGAGATTCCTTATCGGCAGCTGAATCGCCGGCTTGGCCCCTGGGTGTCTCGGTATCCCGACGTGCACGTGCGACCGGCCGCCGCGCGACGCGGAGTCGCCGAATTTCTCGCTGGCACCGAGGAGCCCATCCAACTGGCCGTGGTGGGCAGCGGTGCGGCCGGCGACGTTGCGCGGATGATCGGCCCCGCCACTCCCCACGTACGCCGCCACGCCGGCTGTTCGGTGCTCGTGGTGCGCGGGTAA